One segment of Pseudodesulfovibrio sp. 5S69 DNA contains the following:
- a CDS encoding ABC transporter permease: protein MNTTGKRPKSFYFLTAFFALFILFLYGPTLTIGILSFQGPSGGLTFPMNGVSLHWYFKLFETQAVGDFGGSLTRSLLLALAVMITTMVISLSAGMAFRKKFRGSGLLFYLTVVSLIIPSILVSLGIGLLFNQAGVEPTWYGSAFGAHLTWTLPFGLLIMFAVFNRFDKSFEAAATDMCATRFQTLRFVVIPLILPSLVGVGLFGFTLSYDEFARTIMTSGSQNTLPLEIFGMTTNVTTPVLYALGTLTTLISFAAIVGTLATLSLLKRRRSRIQAG, encoded by the coding sequence ATGAACACCACCGGCAAACGGCCGAAGAGCTTCTACTTCCTGACAGCCTTCTTCGCCCTGTTCATCCTCTTCCTGTACGGGCCCACCCTGACCATCGGCATATTGTCCTTCCAGGGGCCGTCCGGCGGCCTGACCTTCCCCATGAACGGCGTGTCCCTGCACTGGTACTTCAAGCTGTTCGAAACGCAGGCCGTGGGCGACTTCGGCGGGTCCCTGACCCGCTCCCTGCTCCTGGCCCTGGCGGTCATGATCACCACCATGGTCATCTCGCTCTCGGCGGGCATGGCCTTCCGCAAGAAATTCCGGGGCAGCGGCCTACTCTTCTACCTGACCGTGGTCAGCCTGATCATCCCGTCCATCCTGGTCAGCCTGGGCATCGGCCTGCTCTTCAACCAGGCGGGCGTTGAGCCCACCTGGTACGGCTCGGCGTTTGGCGCGCACCTGACCTGGACCCTGCCCTTCGGCCTGCTGATCATGTTCGCGGTCTTCAACCGCTTCGACAAATCCTTCGAGGCCGCGGCCACGGACATGTGCGCCACCCGGTTCCAGACCCTGCGCTTCGTGGTCATCCCGCTGATCCTGCCGAGCCTGGTGGGCGTGGGGCTGTTCGGCTTCACCCTGTCCTACGACGAGTTCGCCCGGACGATCATGACCTCGGGCTCGCAGAACACCCTGCCGCTGGAGATCTTCGGCATGACCACCAACGTGACCACGCCGGTGCTCTACGCGCTGGGCACCCTGACCACGCTCATCTCGTTCGCGGCCATCGTCGGCACCCTGGCCACCCTCAGCCTGCTCAAGCGCCGCCGCAGCCGCATCCAGGCCGGATAA
- a CDS encoding ABC transporter permease, with protein sequence MTQSRLSYLQAFPLFAIMLVFLVIPTVMIVAVSFWDYNAFSIIPDFIWDNYDFLLTSPVTWQAYGTTFFYALTSWALTLVIGFTAAYYMAFHLRTTKAQTICFLLATIPFLTSNIIRMISWIPLLGRNGLVNQALLSMGLIDNPLEFLLYSDFSVILAFVHLYTLFMVVPIFNSMMRIDRKLVEAAIDAGASPLQVLTQVIIPLSKSGITIGTIFVFTLVMGDFITVRLMSGGLSASVGVLIYNEITLLQYPAAAAGAVTLLLTVLMMLAILFRFANIREDL encoded by the coding sequence ATGACGCAATCCCGCCTTTCCTATCTCCAGGCGTTCCCGCTGTTCGCCATCATGCTGGTCTTCCTGGTCATCCCCACCGTGATGATCGTGGCAGTCAGCTTCTGGGACTACAACGCCTTTTCGATCATCCCGGACTTCATCTGGGACAACTACGACTTCCTGCTGACCTCGCCGGTCACCTGGCAGGCCTACGGCACGACCTTTTTCTACGCCCTGACCTCCTGGGCCCTGACCCTGGTCATCGGCTTCACCGCAGCCTACTACATGGCCTTCCACCTGCGCACCACCAAGGCCCAGACCATCTGCTTCCTGCTGGCGACCATCCCGTTTCTGACGTCCAATATCATCCGCATGATCTCGTGGATCCCCCTGCTCGGGCGCAACGGCCTGGTCAACCAGGCGCTGCTGTCCATGGGGCTCATCGACAATCCACTGGAATTTCTGCTCTATTCCGACTTTTCGGTGATCCTGGCCTTTGTCCACCTGTACACCCTGTTCATGGTCGTGCCCATCTTCAACTCCATGATGCGCATCGACCGCAAGCTCGTGGAGGCGGCCATCGACGCCGGGGCCTCGCCATTACAGGTCCTGACCCAGGTGATCATCCCCCTGTCCAAGTCCGGCATCACCATCGGGACCATCTTCGTCTTCACCCTGGTCATGGGCGACTTCATCACCGTGCGCCTCATGTCCGGCGGCCTGTCCGCCTCGGTGGGCGTGCTCATCTACAACGAGATCACCCTGCTGCAATACCCGGCGGCGGCCGCCGGGGCCGTGACCCTGCTGCTCACGGTCCTGATGATGCTCGCCATCCTCTTCCGTTTCGCCAACATCCGCGAAGACCTCTAA
- the allB gene encoding allantoinase AllB, protein MFDLVLENVRLVLEDATRDCVVGIKDGEVARIDEPGMRLEGKQVLDCAGKLVMPGFIDLHVHFNEPGLTRREDYFTGSSSAAAGGVTLFADMPLSNEPYTLSEAAVRDKFARASKGSVVDYAVWAGLVEDNTGQMAPMSEAGAYGFKMFTCDGGDGFPMPEPATMRRGFERARELGSFVGVHCEDQAVMDRIAGEDHGGEDDISRFLAVHCPEAEIEATKHVIGLSEETGGHLHVCHASLPEVVDMVAEARGRGVPVTVETCPQYLLCTADDLRRIGGRLKCTPPVRSARDVEGMWQRIENGDIDFIGTDHSPAETFEKERASFDQCWGGINGVQFLFSLLHTEGVVRRGLSPELLVRLYSAAPARFIGQYPRKGTLAEGSEATFVIFDPEAQWTIRAGDLLTKHEQTPYAGMPCTGRVEQTWLRGELVCRFDSDTGKHRLTGRAGSGRPVPPVNNKGK, encoded by the coding sequence ATGTTTGATCTCGTGCTCGAAAACGTCCGCCTGGTCCTCGAAGACGCCACCCGCGACTGCGTCGTCGGCATCAAGGACGGCGAGGTCGCCCGCATCGATGAGCCCGGCATGCGCCTGGAAGGCAAGCAGGTCCTCGACTGCGCGGGCAAGCTGGTCATGCCCGGCTTCATCGACCTGCACGTGCATTTCAACGAGCCGGGGCTGACCCGGCGCGAGGATTATTTCACCGGCTCCTCCTCGGCCGCCGCCGGGGGCGTGACCCTGTTCGCGGACATGCCCCTGTCCAACGAGCCGTACACGTTGAGCGAAGCGGCCGTGCGCGACAAATTCGCGCGGGCGTCCAAGGGCTCGGTGGTGGACTACGCCGTCTGGGCCGGGCTGGTTGAGGACAACACCGGGCAGATGGCCCCCATGAGCGAAGCCGGGGCCTACGGCTTCAAGATGTTCACCTGCGACGGTGGGGACGGCTTCCCCATGCCCGAGCCCGCGACCATGCGGCGCGGCTTCGAGCGGGCGCGCGAACTCGGCTCCTTCGTCGGTGTGCACTGCGAGGACCAGGCGGTCATGGACCGCATCGCAGGCGAGGACCACGGCGGAGAGGACGATATATCCCGTTTCCTGGCCGTCCACTGCCCCGAGGCCGAGATCGAGGCCACCAAGCATGTCATCGGCCTGAGCGAGGAGACCGGCGGGCACCTGCACGTCTGCCACGCCAGCCTGCCCGAGGTGGTGGACATGGTCGCCGAGGCCAGGGGACGCGGCGTACCGGTGACCGTGGAGACCTGCCCGCAGTACCTGCTCTGCACCGCCGACGATCTGCGGCGCATCGGCGGACGGCTGAAATGCACCCCGCCCGTTCGCTCCGCCCGGGATGTGGAGGGCATGTGGCAACGCATCGAGAACGGGGATATCGACTTCATCGGCACGGACCATTCGCCCGCCGAGACCTTCGAAAAGGAGCGCGCATCCTTCGACCAATGCTGGGGCGGCATCAACGGGGTCCAGTTCCTCTTTTCCCTGCTCCACACCGAGGGCGTGGTCCGGCGCGGGCTCTCCCCCGAACTCCTGGTCCGGCTGTACAGCGCCGCCCCCGCGCGGTTCATCGGCCAGTACCCGCGCAAGGGCACGCTTGCGGAGGGCAGCGAGGCGACTTTCGTGATCTTCGACCCCGAGGCCCAGTGGACCATCCGGGCCGGAGATCTTCTGACCAAGCACGAGCAGACCCCCTATGCCGGGATGCCCTGCACGGGCCGCGTTGAACAGACATGGCTGCGGGGCGAGTTGGTCTGCCGATTCGATTCCGATACGGGCAAGCACCGGCTGACCGGCCGGGCCGGTTCCGGCAGGCCGGTGCCCCCCGTAAACAACAAAGGGAAATAA
- a CDS encoding ABC transporter ATP-binding protein, translating to MADIGKVELSALGKYYGEVEALKDIELTVRAGEYCCLLGPSGCGKSTAVRMISGHEDVTSGDILLDGRNITNEPPAKRKTALMFQNYALFPHLSCVDNVAFSLKLKGEPKKSRRAQAMEYLELVHMGGFAKVRPDQLSGGQQQRVALARALITKPSVILLDEPLSALDPFLRVQMRKELKNIQEELHMTFIHVTHSQEEAFALADKVVVMADGGIRQVGTPRQVFQSPVSPFVAGFIGGHNIFEGDFEAMAEGHRLTVEGARAERCCDLPNLKGTGTYGFSVRTDRVRLAGEGRDDTDVTLPATITMAEYQGTHVVLHCDTESGRTVQVCEPDDRYFADTPAPGDRVTLGWDCADMNVFPSQGGKGNNQ from the coding sequence ATGGCTGACATCGGAAAAGTGGAGCTGTCCGCACTGGGCAAATATTACGGCGAGGTCGAGGCGCTCAAGGACATCGAACTGACCGTCCGGGCGGGCGAGTACTGCTGCCTGCTCGGCCCCAGCGGATGCGGCAAGTCCACGGCCGTGCGCATGATCTCCGGGCACGAGGACGTGACCAGCGGGGACATCCTCCTGGACGGCCGGAACATCACCAACGAGCCCCCCGCCAAGCGCAAGACCGCACTTATGTTCCAGAACTACGCCCTGTTCCCACACCTGTCCTGCGTGGACAACGTGGCCTTCAGCCTGAAGCTCAAGGGCGAGCCCAAGAAGAGCCGCCGCGCCCAGGCCATGGAATATCTCGAACTGGTCCACATGGGCGGGTTCGCCAAGGTCAGGCCGGACCAGCTCTCCGGCGGCCAGCAGCAGCGCGTTGCCCTGGCCCGGGCGCTGATCACCAAGCCCTCGGTCATCCTCCTGGACGAGCCCCTGTCCGCCCTGGACCCCTTCCTGCGCGTGCAGATGAGGAAAGAGCTCAAGAACATCCAGGAAGAGCTGCACATGACCTTCATCCATGTGACCCACTCCCAGGAGGAGGCCTTCGCCCTGGCCGACAAGGTGGTGGTCATGGCCGACGGCGGCATCCGGCAGGTGGGCACCCCGCGCCAGGTTTTCCAGTCCCCGGTCTCGCCGTTCGTGGCCGGGTTCATCGGCGGGCACAACATTTTCGAGGGCGACTTCGAAGCCATGGCCGAGGGGCATCGGCTGACCGTGGAAGGGGCCCGCGCCGAGCGCTGCTGCGATCTGCCCAACCTGAAAGGGACCGGAACCTACGGCTTTTCCGTGCGCACCGACCGGGTCCGCCTGGCGGGCGAGGGCCGGGACGACACGGATGTGACCCTGCCCGCGACCATCACCATGGCCGAATACCAGGGCACCCACGTGGTCCTGCACTGCGATACCGAATCGGGCCGGACCGTCCAGGTCTGCGAGCCCGACGACCGATATTTTGCCGACACGCCCGCGCCCGGGGATCGGGTTACCCTGGGCTGGGACTGTGCCGACATGAACGTGTTTCCCTCGCAAGGCGGGAAAGGCAACAACCAGTAA
- a CDS encoding aspartate/glutamate racemase family protein, producing the protein MRILLINPNSSPAMTRTIADAGKAVAAPGTEIAGCCPSGAPLSIEGHSDGVLAAFHTLKLVDESGPADAYVLACFDDTGVDAVRERVAGPVLGIGEAAMHAATMLACRFSILTSLERSVPILEDNAARYGLAARCRGVHAAKLPVLAFEDGESAYAVLRDAAREVLARDRSDALVLGCGGMAHLAPRLAGELGVPVVEGVACAVKFVESLVSLRLATSKAGGYAYPLVKTALSDGEQHV; encoded by the coding sequence ATGCGCATCCTGCTCATCAATCCCAATTCCAGCCCGGCCATGACCCGGACCATCGCCGACGCGGGCAAGGCCGTGGCCGCGCCCGGCACCGAGATCGCCGGCTGCTGCCCGTCCGGCGCACCCCTGTCCATCGAGGGCCACTCGGACGGCGTGCTGGCCGCCTTCCACACCCTGAAGCTCGTGGACGAGAGCGGCCCGGCGGACGCCTATGTACTGGCCTGCTTCGACGATACGGGCGTGGACGCGGTGCGCGAACGGGTTGCCGGACCGGTGCTCGGCATCGGCGAAGCCGCCATGCACGCCGCCACCATGCTGGCCTGTCGCTTCTCCATTCTGACCTCGCTGGAACGGTCCGTGCCCATCTTGGAAGACAACGCGGCCCGCTACGGCCTGGCCGCCCGCTGCCGGGGGGTGCACGCCGCAAAGCTGCCGGTCCTGGCCTTCGAGGACGGCGAGTCCGCCTACGCGGTCCTGCGCGACGCGGCCCGCGAGGTACTGGCAAGGGACCGCTCCGACGCCCTGGTCCTGGGCTGCGGCGGCATGGCCCACCTGGCCCCGCGCCTGGCCGGGGAGCTGGGCGTGCCCGTGGTCGAGGGCGTGGCCTGCGCGGTCAAGTTCGTGGAATCGCTCGTCTCCTTGAGGCTTGCGACGAGCAAGGCCGGAGGGTACGCCTACCCCCTGGTGAAAACGGCCCTATCCGATGGAGAACAGCATGTTTGA
- a CDS encoding ABC transporter substrate-binding protein, producing MVKETKKDGKMSRRSFLGKAAVATAAVAAAPVITGFPTVWAQNIKNIKLRQFGTGTASVNAIAEKVKADLGFTIEMTALDSDAVVQRAVTQPKSYDIADIEYWVCKKVYPSGVIQPMDTSKIKLYDKISPLFKTGQLTPGADIAQGTAPHTVGFVEKKADTAFAKRETQWMTLIPTIYNADTLGIRPDLVGRPITNWRDIMDPAFKGKTSILNIPSIGIMDAAMICESMGVIKYGDKGNMTRDEIDKTIEVLKKAKKDGQFRAFWKSFDESVNLMSSGEVVIQSMWSPAVAAVRAKGIPCKYQPLEEGYRAWGGGLGIARHLSGLELDAAYEYFNWYISGWAGAYLNRQGYYSAAPSTSKQYMSENEWNYWMEGKAATADIVSPEGVTMEKKGAIRDGGSYDERMGHVACWNSVMDENKYMIRKWNEFIAS from the coding sequence ATGGTTAAGGAAACGAAAAAAGACGGCAAGATGAGCCGCAGGAGCTTCCTGGGCAAGGCGGCGGTCGCCACCGCGGCCGTGGCCGCCGCGCCGGTCATCACCGGCTTCCCCACGGTCTGGGCCCAGAACATCAAGAACATCAAGCTGCGCCAGTTCGGCACGGGCACGGCCAGCGTCAACGCCATCGCCGAGAAGGTCAAGGCGGACCTCGGCTTCACCATCGAGATGACCGCGCTGGATTCCGACGCGGTGGTCCAGCGCGCGGTGACCCAGCCCAAGTCCTACGACATCGCGGACATCGAGTACTGGGTCTGCAAGAAGGTCTACCCCAGCGGCGTGATCCAGCCCATGGACACCTCCAAGATCAAGCTCTACGACAAGATTTCCCCGCTCTTCAAGACCGGCCAGTTGACCCCGGGCGCCGATATCGCCCAGGGCACGGCCCCGCACACCGTGGGCTTCGTGGAAAAGAAGGCGGACACCGCCTTCGCCAAGCGCGAGACCCAGTGGATGACCCTGATCCCGACCATCTACAACGCCGACACCCTGGGCATCCGCCCGGACCTGGTCGGCCGCCCCATCACCAACTGGCGCGACATCATGGACCCGGCCTTCAAGGGCAAGACCTCCATCCTGAACATCCCGTCCATCGGCATCATGGACGCGGCCATGATCTGCGAGTCCATGGGCGTGATCAAATACGGCGACAAGGGCAACATGACCCGCGACGAGATCGACAAGACCATCGAAGTCCTCAAAAAAGCCAAAAAGGACGGCCAGTTCCGCGCCTTCTGGAAGTCCTTCGACGAGTCCGTCAACCTGATGTCCTCGGGCGAGGTCGTCATCCAGTCCATGTGGTCCCCGGCCGTGGCTGCCGTCCGCGCCAAGGGCATCCCCTGCAAGTACCAGCCGCTGGAAGAGGGCTACCGCGCCTGGGGCGGCGGCCTGGGCATCGCCCGCCACCTGTCCGGCCTGGAGCTGGACGCGGCCTACGAGTACTTCAACTGGTACATCTCCGGCTGGGCCGGGGCCTACCTCAACCGCCAGGGCTACTACAGCGCGGCCCCGTCCACCTCCAAGCAGTACATGTCCGAGAACGAATGGAACTACTGGATGGAAGGCAAGGCGGCCACCGCCGACATCGTCAGCCCCGAGGGTGTGACCATGGAAAAGAAGGGCGCGATCCGCGACGGCGGCTCCTACGACGAGCGCATGGGCCACGTGGCCTGCTGGAACTCGGTCATGGACGAGAACAAGTACATGATCCGCAAGTGGAACGAGTTCATCGCCTCCTAG